In a genomic window of Pedobacter sp. KBS0701:
- a CDS encoding FUSC family membrane protein, producing the protein MHYKSVIFAAFNIIVSLFMGKNSIGSTISYFFLGEYFSDALRTTITVVLPIILFFYLGNTEAAKGIGVGALLISLTDLPDNRLNKLKTALWSIIVFFATTLVVSSVLDHVYLTAVVVIIAAFSFSMLAVYGQKLSLIGTMALIVCTFVMGLHPARPIYFSSYIFVGGVWYYVISLIQTLLRPYRSLHHAIFECLMSSAVFLNAKAKNYDVDVPLDLQQKEAIKLHIKVNQKHELIRNLLLTDKYAMNPDNPKGQLLLERARLLIDLYEQLNAVHYDYVLVRKTLDTGPSLKLIATLIRLLAKELEQLGRHVRSAKAYKGEVATNIEYQQQRILLLQEMERLNESQRKIVLKVLSNMNDIVRIIEMIRGNERTSEKHLQELSGKISYPLFITGDRFSIKEHLTLKSPIFRFSLRLAICFLFGFLLIWQLEPSKYSYWLFLTLVIIARPKFSITWKRNLQRLKGSMGGVVIGLVIIYFVKSPAILLSFSVIFLLGFYAFNRLNYTISVLCITPAVILTLGSYQGHFDHIVHDRIIFTVLGCVIAIFATYLFPIWDSQQLRAKITDAAKASIRYLEVAIQNQTERDENQSRMARKNANLSLSGLSEAIDSASQEPMREHIDFNDLYGIQSTIYQINAIITSIYLSVNHKPGQADPLLVDQIVSNLMDGEEVQSNTEWHADEIYLVDEGGHSTNQKLTHIAALSFDFIRFSTGFKG; encoded by the coding sequence ATGCATTATAAATCTGTTATCTTTGCAGCTTTTAACATCATCGTATCATTATTCATGGGCAAAAACAGCATCGGCTCTACCATTTCGTATTTCTTTTTAGGTGAGTACTTTTCTGATGCCCTGCGCACCACCATTACCGTGGTATTGCCCATTATTTTATTCTTTTACCTGGGCAATACTGAAGCAGCAAAAGGAATAGGGGTTGGTGCTTTATTGATCAGCCTGACCGATCTGCCCGATAACCGGCTGAACAAACTGAAAACAGCACTATGGAGTATTATCGTTTTTTTCGCTACTACGCTAGTGGTTTCATCAGTTTTAGATCATGTTTACCTTACCGCAGTTGTGGTGATTATCGCTGCTTTTAGCTTTTCGATGCTTGCCGTATATGGGCAGAAACTCTCACTGATCGGCACAATGGCCCTGATTGTATGTACTTTTGTAATGGGCCTTCACCCGGCGCGGCCAATTTATTTTAGTAGTTATATTTTTGTGGGTGGGGTTTGGTATTACGTGATTAGTTTGATCCAGACCTTGTTGAGGCCTTACCGCTCGCTTCACCATGCCATTTTCGAATGCCTGATGAGCAGCGCGGTATTTTTAAATGCCAAAGCAAAGAATTATGATGTGGATGTTCCGCTCGATCTGCAACAGAAGGAAGCCATCAAACTGCACATTAAGGTAAACCAGAAACACGAGTTGATCCGGAACCTGTTGCTTACCGATAAATACGCCATGAATCCCGACAACCCCAAAGGCCAGTTGTTGCTGGAGCGGGCCAGGTTACTGATCGATTTGTATGAGCAGTTGAATGCGGTGCATTACGATTATGTTTTAGTTCGAAAAACTTTGGATACTGGTCCGAGCTTGAAACTGATTGCGACCTTGATTAGATTACTGGCTAAAGAGCTGGAGCAGTTGGGCAGGCACGTACGTTCGGCAAAGGCTTATAAAGGTGAGGTAGCCACCAACATCGAATATCAGCAGCAACGCATCCTGTTATTGCAGGAAATGGAGCGTTTGAACGAAAGCCAGCGTAAAATTGTGCTGAAAGTGCTTTCGAACATGAACGATATTGTGCGCATTATCGAAATGATCAGGGGCAATGAACGTACATCCGAAAAACACTTGCAGGAACTGAGCGGAAAGATTTCTTACCCACTGTTTATTACCGGCGATCGTTTTTCTATTAAAGAACACCTGACGCTAAAATCGCCCATTTTCAGGTTTTCGTTGCGGTTGGCCATCTGTTTCCTGTTTGGTTTTTTACTCATCTGGCAGCTCGAACCCAGCAAATACAGTTACTGGCTTTTTCTTACGCTGGTTATTATAGCCCGGCCTAAATTTTCAATCACCTGGAAACGGAATTTACAGCGTTTAAAGGGCAGTATGGGGGGCGTTGTCATCGGGCTGGTCATCATCTATTTTGTGAAGAGTCCAGCCATACTGCTGTCATTTTCGGTGATTTTCTTGCTTGGTTTTTATGCCTTTAACCGTTTAAACTATACGATAAGTGTATTGTGTATTACCCCTGCGGTAATTTTAACCCTGGGCAGTTACCAAGGCCATTTCGATCATATTGTACACGACCGGATTATCTTCACCGTACTGGGCTGTGTTATTGCCATTTTTGCTACCTATTTGTTCCCGATTTGGGATAGCCAGCAACTAAGGGCAAAAATTACGGATGCGGCTAAGGCCAGTATCCGTTACCTGGAGGTGGCCATTCAAAATCAGACAGAAAGGGATGAGAATCAATCCCGTATGGCGCGAAAAAATGCCAATTTAAGTTTATCTGGCTTAAGCGAAGCGATTGATTCCGCCAGCCAGGAACCCATGCGGGAGCATATCGATTTTAATGATTTGTATGGTATCCAATCGACCATTTACCAGATCAATGCGATTATCACTTCCATTTATCTTTCTGTTAACCACAAACCCGGGCAGGCTGATCCTTTGCTGGTTGATCAGATCGTAAGTAATTTAATGGACGGAGAGGAGGTACAAAGCAATACCGAATGGCATGCTGATGAGATTTATCTGGTTGATGAGGGTGGCCATTCCACTAACCAGAAACTAACACATATTGCAGCTTTATCGTTCGATTTTATCAGGTTTAGTACTGGTTTTAAGGGATAA
- a CDS encoding GDSL-type esterase/lipase family protein, whose amino-acid sequence MKRSFLSFLLISFLTVTAFAQKKPNFWDDVQTIKKYDQMYKPPVHPVLFVGSSSIRKWDDCTQIFAKYNALNRGIGGAVINDITYYLNDVVFPYQPKQIVLYVGENDLPNDMVTPDTVLNRTIKLYQAIRAKLPTVPIVYISIKPSPSRDQFKEKAVASNALIQKFLAGEVNTKFVNVYSLMLTKDGKLRPELFVSDMLHMNAKGYAIWRKAVEPHLLK is encoded by the coding sequence ATGAAAAGATCATTTTTAAGCTTCCTTTTAATTTCTTTTTTAACTGTAACTGCTTTTGCCCAAAAGAAACCAAACTTTTGGGATGATGTGCAGACCATTAAAAAATACGATCAAATGTATAAACCACCCGTTCATCCGGTGCTGTTCGTAGGCAGTTCATCCATCCGGAAATGGGACGATTGTACACAGATTTTTGCTAAATACAATGCCTTGAACCGCGGTATTGGTGGTGCAGTAATTAATGATATTACCTATTATTTAAATGATGTGGTTTTCCCCTATCAACCAAAACAGATTGTACTTTATGTGGGTGAGAACGACCTGCCTAATGATATGGTAACACCCGATACCGTTTTAAACCGCACCATTAAGTTATACCAGGCCATCAGGGCCAAACTGCCAACGGTTCCTATTGTGTATATTTCGATTAAACCGAGCCCAAGCCGCGATCAATTTAAAGAAAAAGCAGTAGCCTCAAATGCGCTAATTCAAAAGTTTTTAGCAGGCGAAGTCAACACCAAATTCGTTAATGTTTATTCTTTGATGCTTACTAAAGACGGGAAGCTGCGCCCAGAGCTGTTTGTTAGCGATATGCTGCACATGAATGCTAAGGGGTACGCTATCTGGCGCAAGGCTGTAGAACCGCATTTGTTGAAGTAG